In Cicer arietinum cultivar CDC Frontier isolate Library 1 chromosome 7, Cicar.CDCFrontier_v2.0, whole genome shotgun sequence, a single window of DNA contains:
- the LOC101497736 gene encoding 14 kDa proline-rich protein DC2.15-like — translation MTSKTVSSLALFLTFNILFFTLVSSCGTCGPNYPSPNPKHKPKHKPSPNPSGGSSPSGGSSPSGGSSPYGGSSPSGGGTVTTCPRDALKLGVCANVLNGLLNVTLGQPPVTPCCSLLQGLVDLEAAVCLCTALKANILGINLNLPISLSLLLNVCSRQAPRDFQCP, via the coding sequence ATGACTTCCAAAACCGTTTCCTCCCTTGCTCTTTTCCTCACATTCAACATTCTCTTCTTTACACTTGTCTCTTCTTGTGGAACTTGTGGTCCAAATTACCCAAGCCCAAACCCAAAGCACAAGCCAAAGCATAAGCCAAGCCCAAACCCTTCCGGCGGCTCGAGTCCCTCAGGTGGCTCGAGTCCCTCCGGAGGCTCGAGTCCTTATGGTGGCTCGAGTCCTTCTGGTGGCGGCACGGTTACCACGTGCCCACGTGACGCACTAAAACTTGGGGTATGTGCCAATGTCCTAAATGGATTGTTGAATGTAACTTTAGGTCAACCACCAGTTACCCCTTGTTGCTCACTCTTACAAGGCCTAGTTGATCTAGAGGCTGCAGTTTGTCTTTGCACTGCCCTTAAAGCTAACATTTTAGGGATAAATCTCAACCTTCCTATCTCACTTAGCTTGCTTCTCAATGTTTGTTCAAGACAAGCTCCACGTGACTTCCAATGCCCTTAA
- the LOC101497403 gene encoding 14 kDa proline-rich protein DC2.15-like — translation MNSSRSSNVALFSIINVMLFFVMANGCFFCPKPNPNPNQFPFPNTSPSTKSCPRDALQLGVCANLLNGPIGAVIGSPPEHPCCSVLEGLLDLEVAVCLCTAIKANILGININIPISLSLILNACEKTPPSNYQCI, via the coding sequence ATGAATTCTTCTAGATCTTCAAATGTTGCTCTCTTTTCCATCATCAATGTTATGCTTTTTTTTGTTATGGCAAATGGTTGTTTTTTTTGTccaaaaccaaatccaaatccTAACCAATTTCCTTTCCCAAACACAAGTCCTTCCACAAAGAGTTGTCCTAGAGATGCACTTCAATTAGGAGTTTGTGCAAATTTGCTTAATGGGCCAATTGGTGCAGTGATTGGGTCACCACCAGAACATCCATGTTGTTCTGTTTTAGAAGGACTACTTGATCTTGAAGTTGCTGTTTGTCTATGCACTGCAATCAAAGCTAACATTCTTggcattaatattaatattcctATTTCACTTAGTTTGATCCTTAATGCTTGTGAGAAGACTCCACCCTCTAATTATCAGTGCATTTAA